The proteins below come from a single Paramormyrops kingsleyae isolate MSU_618 chromosome 25, PKINGS_0.4, whole genome shotgun sequence genomic window:
- the gabrg1 gene encoding gamma-aminobutyric acid receptor subunit gamma-1 isoform X1 yields MYLLNLLFKCLTVRPTVIETAVYVNSIGPVDPINMEYTIDIFFAQTWYDSRLKFNSSMKLLMLNSNMVGKIWIPDTFFRNSRKSDAHWITTPNRLLRLWSNGRVMYTLRLTINAECYLKLHNFPMDEHSCPLEFSSYGYPKNEILYRWQRRSVEVADQRYWRLYQFAFVGLRNTSDVAHTQSGEYVIMTIFFDLSRRMGYFTIQTYIPCSMIVVLSWVSFWINKDAVPARTSLGITTVLTMTTLSTISRKSLPKVSYVTAMDLFVSVCFIFTFAALMEYGTLHYFTSNRQAKKSKSSNVQKSTVVNIRPGPSLLQMNNIAPYHEEDDYAYECLDGKDCTSFFCCFDDCRSGAWRENRMHVHVSKIDSYSRIFFPTAFGLFNLVYWVGYLYL; encoded by the exons atgtatttgcttaacctactttttaaatgtcttaCAGTAAGACCGACGGTGATTGAGACGGCGGTTTATGTTAATAGCATTGGACCGGTTGACCCCATAAATATG GAGTACACCATTGACATATTCTTTGCCCAGACGTGGTATGACAGCAGGCTGAAGTTCAACAGCTCAATGAAGCTCCTCATGCTCAACAGTAACATGGTTGGAAAGATCTGGATCCCTGACACCTTCTTCCGCAACTCCAGGAAGTCGGACGCTCACTGGATCACAACGCCCAATCGGCTTCTGCGGCTGTGGAGCAATGGGCGGGTCATGTACACATTGAG gTTGACAATTAATGCGGAATGCTACCTTAAACTGCATAACTTTCCTATGGACGAGCACTCGTGTCCGCTGGAGTTTTCGAGCT ATGGGTACCCTAAAAACGAGATTCTCTACCGCTGGCAGAGGAGGTCCGTGGAGGTGGCTGATCAGCGGTACTGGAGGCTGTACCAGTTTGCGTTTGTCGGGCTGCGCAACACGTCAGACGTAGCACACACTCAATCAG GGGAATATGTCATCATGACCATCTTCTTTGATCTGAGTCGGCGGATGGGCTACTTCACCATCCAGACTTACATCCCCTGCAGCATGATTGTGGTTCTGTCCTGGGTCTCCTTCTGGATCAACAAGGATGCTGTTCCAGCCAGGACATCGTTAG GGATCACCACAGTGTTGACCATGACGACCCTCAGCACCATATCCAGGAAATCCCTCCCCAAAGTGTCGTACGTGACGGCCATGGATCTCTTCGTCTCCGTCTGCTTCATATTCACCTTCGCCGCGCTCATGGAGTACGGAACACTCCACTATTTCACGAGCAACAGGCAGGCGAAGAAATCCAAATCCAGCAATGTACAG AAATCCACTGTGGTGAACATCCGGCCAGGGCCATCGCTACTGCAAATGAACAACATCGCTCCCTACCACGAGGAGGACGACTATGCATACGAATGCCTGGATGGCAAAGATTGTACCAGCTTCTTCTGCTGTTTTGATGACTGCCGCTCAGGTGCTTGGCGAGAGAATCGCATGCATGTCCACGTGTCCAAGATCGATTCCTACTCACGAATATTCTTCCCCACTGCGTTTGGCCTCTTCAACCTCGTCTACTGGGTCGGGTATCTCTACTTATGA